The following nucleotide sequence is from Microbacterium imperiale.
GCGCGGCTCGAACTGGACGAAGTCTGTGGCGCACCCGGCCCCGTTGGTCGCGGTGCACGAGCCGGAGGTCGGATACGTGATGTGGAAGTTCTCGACACGGAAGTTCTCGACCGGAGTGCTGTCGCGCAGGTTGAAGTGGAACACCGCCGTCCGCGGACGCGCCTGAGCGAAGCCCTGGACGCGGTAATTGCGGATGGTGACGTTCTTCGCACCCTCGGTCAGCAGGACGAACCGCTCGGGGAAGTTGTTGCGGGTCGCGATGGTCGACCCGCCGTCCAGGATGAATCCGTCGGCCCGCGCACCGAACGAGAGCGATGTGCGACCCGAGAGCATCTGGGTCATGTTGCGGAATTCGATGTCGGGCCCGTTGATGTAGAACAGGGCCGAGGTCGTACGGGAGCTGGTCTGCATCGTGATGCGGTTGTCGAGATCGAGGATCACGGGCGCGGTGACGGCGAAGTGTGCGCCGCCGTCCCAGCTGTTGATGCTCCCGTTGTGCATGCGCACCGTCGTGCCGTCGGTCGCGTTGATGTTTCCGCTCAGCCCCTCGGCTGCGGTGATGAGAATCGAACCCTTCGGCAGATTCAGCGCATTGGCCTCCTCGAGCGCGGCGCGGAGCGTGCACGGACCGGCGACGCTCCGACAGACACCGTCGCCGACGTTGGCCCCGCGGGCGTTCGCGGTCGTGATGAGCGACTCGATGACGAACGTGTGGGTCACCGCCTGCGCGCTCGCAGCGGCGACCAGCGACCCGCCGATGAGCGCCGCAGTGGTGGTGATCGCGGCCGCGATACGCTTCCACCTGCGGGTGGCGGTGCCGCCCGCGCGTGCGGCGCGCTTCGCAGACTTGTCGCGTCGTTCCATGCCGATCCTCCGTGTCGCTGTGCCCGATTGCGTGAATAGCTTTCGAGCGCGACAGCGGCGAATCCATGCCATATGGCGTACTGAGGTGGTCAGACCACAGAAGTTCAGAACGTTTCCGTGTGACGTACGAGGCCGGCTCGGGCCGTTTCAGTACGCGGGACGAGGGGCGCGTCAGGAGTGCGGAGTGCGGGGCGCGACGGCATCCGCGACGGTGATCTCGAACACCACATCGTCGCCGTCCTGGAAGAGCCGGATGCCGGGCTGATTCGTGCCGAGCCCCGACCGTCGCGACGGAGCGAGCCGGCCGGGGGATGTCACGCGCACCCGCAGCGCGCCCGCCGGCGTGCGGTCGACGCGGACGTCCGCCACCCGAGCCGCCGAGTGCTTGACGGCGTTGACCAGCGCCTCGTTCACCGCCGTGACGATGCGATCGGATGCCGCCAGGCCGGCGAGCATCGCGGCGGCGTCGGCCTCGACCCGGCACGAGACCGTCACCGCGGAGCGCCAGGCGTCGACGAGCCCGTCGAGCGCGTCGCGCGCCGTCGCGGGGTCGGTGTCGGCGGGGTGCAGCAGGGCGTGGAAGGCCGCCTCGGTGCGCCCGCGGAAGTCCGCGACCTCGTCCGCCGTCGGCTCCCGGTCGTCGACCCGCGCCGCGAACACGACGCACGCTCCCTGCGCCCGCCCGTGCAGGATGTCGACCGCGCGGCGCACGGGCGCCTGCGCGCGCACGTCGGCGGCGGCGGCTTCGCGCGCGGCGTCGGCGAGTCCGGTCGTCGCGCGGCGCTCGTCGGCGCGCGCTCGCGCGAGGGCGTCACGACACAGGCTGACGAGCACCGCCACGAGCGGCACCGCGAGCACCGGGACGAGCCCGAGCGTGCCGATGGCCGGCAGGAACGCATACGTCACGCCGGCCATGCCGACACCGGCGACGAGCCAGACGGCGACGAACGCGGCTCCGCCTCGGGGCGCAGCCGCCCAGCGCCGGGTGGCGGCTCCGGCGAGGAGGTCGACGAGGATGCCGCCGGCGAGGCCGCCCAGCCCCACCCCCACTCCCCCGGCGGCCACCGCGAACGGGAAGCAGCCCAACGCGTACAGCGGCGCCACGCTGAACCACGGCGGCGCGACGAGGCGGTGCGACACCG
It contains:
- a CDS encoding ATPase, with protein sequence MRIWWNAVTGGAFYTRWSAVLSLLVASLFSVPSIGGTRPEDYLRGVVVAGLGWAVLAAALVPAAVAERMLRARPARAVVVLGSLVAVATCRSSVNDAVSVALFGLAPHGMPGARIATNLVTAFALLSIVAVITSRHAAALAAAQRLRDALDRVEVARARSEERARAVGGEIAGAVTDLREARERMLAGPVDFDAVRAFAERVRAVSHSLDRGLRERADTPVPRRAGPGRPPEPAPPVSHRLVAPPWFSVAPLYALGCFPFAVAAGGVGVGLGGLAGGILVDLLAGAATRRWAAAPRGGAAFVAVWLVAGVGMAGVTYAFLPAIGTLGLVPVLAVPLVAVLVSLCRDALARARADERRATTGLADAAREAAAADVRAQAPVRRAVDILHGRAQGACVVFAARVDDREPTADEVADFRGRTEAAFHALLHPADTDPATARDALDGLVDAWRSAVTVSCRVEADAAAMLAGLAASDRIVTAVNEALVNAVKHSAARVADVRVDRTPAGALRVRVTSPGRLAPSRRSGLGTNQPGIRLFQDGDDVVFEITVADAVAPRTPHS